The following is a genomic window from Armatimonadota bacterium.
CAGGACGCATGTCTTGGTCTGCGTCGGTTCAACCGTGTACATGCTGGTATCGGCGTCTTTCTGGGGTCCCCGCGCCGATCCGGGGCGTATCGCCGCGCAGGTGGCGAGCGGCATGGGTTTCCTCGGCGCGGGCACGATCCTGCGTCACGGCAGCGTGGTGCGGGGACTGACCACCGCCGCAAGCCTCTGGACCGTCGCGGCGATCGGCCTGTGCATCGGTCGCGGGGAGATGTACCTTGTCGTCGCGGTGCTGGCGGCGGCCGTGGTGCTGCTCACCCTGACCATGCTCGGGCGCGTCGAGAAGATCATCGTCACCAAGCGGCAGTATCGCCTCGCCATGCTCCGCGCTCCGCAGGTGCGGCGCTTCCTGCCCCAGGCGAAAGAGATCCTCGACGGCGTCGGCGCGCGGATCCAGTCGGTCGAGGTCGTCCCGAGCGTCGAGGAAGGCCTCCAGGATATGCGCATCATCGTGCGCCTGCCCCCTGGCGTCACGACCGAGCAGATCACCCTGCATCTGATGTCCCTGGAGGGCCTCACCGCGATTCAGTGGGAATAGGCCGATGTCCCCCGCGCCGCACTCGCCGCGACAGATGAACCAAGCGTCGCGGACTCGGGTTGCGACCTAAGGCTCTCGCAGCGTGACCCCCGGAATGAGGGCCTCTACCTCCGCCCGTGAGGGGCTCGCGGCATCCCAGACCGCGGCATTGGCCGCCCCCGCGGCAATCGCGAGCCTGATGGTTCGCTCCGCCTCCCAGCCCCACAGCAGGCCGCAGGCGAACCCGGCGACCAGGCAATCTCCCGAGCCGACGGGGTTCACCTCTTCCACCTGCGGCGGCTGCGCATGCCAGCGCCGTCCGTTCCAGTCAACCAGCGCGCCCGCCTTGCCCAGTGACAGGGCGACTAGCTCGATGCCGAGTTCGCGGTAGCAGCCGATCGCCTGCCACCGGTCATCGTCGCCCGCCAGAGATCGCCCGAGCAGTTGCTCGGTCTCCACGACGTTGGGCTTGACCATGAACGGCGTCGCCTCCACGCCGAGGCGCAGCGCCTCGCCGCGCGAATCGAGAATGGTGCGAATGCCGCGTTGCTTCGCTTCGAGTATCATCCGGCGATAGGCGTCATCCAGGATGCGATCGGGCACGCTGCCGCCGAAGCAGACGATCTCAATATCCTCGAGCGCGGCGGCGTACTGCTCCATAAGCTCGGCAGCTTCGGCCTCCGTGATGCGTGGGTTGGGCTCGACGTAAGCAGTCGCGCGCTTGCGGTCGCGCTCGTAAACGGTCACGATGCTGCGCGTGGGCGCTGCGGTCCAGACGACAACTGGCTCGATCCCGTCGTGGGTTCGGATCAGCCGTTCGATGAGTTTGCCCGATTCCCCGCCGAGAAGGACGAGCGACTTGACCGGCGCGCCGAGATGCTTTGCCATGCGCGCGACATTGGTCGCTTTCCCCCCGGCGACGTCGTGCGCCTCGACGCCGGTATTGAAGGCGCCGAGCGCCAGGCTGTCGAGCGCAATCGCCTTATCCACGCATGGATTGAGCGTGACGGTGAGTATCATGGCGGTATGGTCTTTGCCGTCGGGTCGTCGCCGTCCTGCTGCAACCGCAGCGGCGCCGCGCACGCACGGCGTGTGTGCTCATCTCGCGAGCGCTCGACTCGCGCGCGCAAATACTGAGATTCGGGCCCGGGAGCCGGCAGGTAGGCAGTTGCCAGGCGTGGAAGAGCACACGACTAGTCGCCTGCGCGACCTCAACGGGCGACGAGCACAACAAGGGAGGGTGGAGTGATGAAAAGGACTGCAGCAGTCATTCTAGCGGTGGCGGCTCTGGCGCTATGGGCGGGCGCCGTCATGGCGGGCGACATCGTGACCATGCCCACCGCAAACCAGGTCGGTGCCGGCGACGTGGACCTGGCCCAGTACTACATTGGCTACGATTATCCGCCCGGGTGGCCCGACCACGTGTACTTCACGACGATGTATGTCGGGGTCACGGATCGGCTCGAGATCGACGCCATCTACGCCGACCCGGACGGCGGGCCCGGCCGGACCATCTGGAACGCCACTCTGC
Proteins encoded in this region:
- a CDS encoding MgtC/SapB family protein — protein: MGVGYVLLKLVLAVILGGAVGWERETLDRPAGFRTHVLVCVGSTVYMLVSASFWGPRADPGRIAAQVASGMGFLGAGTILRHGSVVRGLTTAASLWTVAAIGLCIGRGEMYLVVAVLAAAVVLLTLTMLGRVEKIIVTKRQYRLAMLRAPQVRRFLPQAKEILDGVGARIQSVEVVPSVEEGLQDMRIIVRLPPGVTTEQITLHLMSLEGLTAIQWE
- a CDS encoding hexose kinase, encoding MILTVTLNPCVDKAIALDSLALGAFNTGVEAHDVAGGKATNVARMAKHLGAPVKSLVLLGGESGKLIERLIRTHDGIEPVVVWTAAPTRSIVTVYERDRKRATAYVEPNPRITEAEAAELMEQYAAALEDIEIVCFGGSVPDRILDDAYRRMILEAKQRGIRTILDSRGEALRLGVEATPFMVKPNVVETEQLLGRSLAGDDDRWQAIGCYRELGIELVALSLGKAGALVDWNGRRWHAQPPQVEEVNPVGSGDCLVAGFACGLLWGWEAERTIRLAIAAGAANAAVWDAASPSRAEVEALIPGVTLREP